One genomic segment of Syntrophorhabdales bacterium includes these proteins:
- the yidD gene encoding membrane protein insertion efficiency factor YidD, translating into MRFIIVTLLKLYRLLVSPFVPTTCRFYPSCSAYMLEAVQKKGVFKGAACGLLRILRCHPFHPGGFDPVK; encoded by the coding sequence ATGAGATTTATTATCGTAACTCTTTTGAAGCTATACAGGCTTCTTGTCTCACCGTTTGTGCCGACCACGTGCCGTTTCTATCCGTCCTGCTCAGCGTATATGCTGGAAGCGGTACAAAAGAAGGGCGTCTTCAAAGGCGCCGCGTGCGGCCTTCTCCGGATCCTCAGGTGCCACCCCTTTCATCCCGGCGGCTTCGACCCGGTAAAATAG